The proteins below come from a single Synechococcus sp. MW101C3 genomic window:
- the leuB gene encoding 3-isopropylmalate dehydrogenase, with protein sequence MTTYRITLLPGDGIGPEITAVARRLLEAVSASHGFSLSFDEQPVGGAAIDACGVPLPERTLEACRQSDAVLLAAIGGPRYDGLPREQRPESGLLALRAGLGLFANLRPVKIIPALAGASSLKPEVIEGVDLMVVRELTGGVYFGTPKGRVEAGGHVRAFNTMAYSDYEIDRIAKVAFQLATERRGRLCSVDKANVLDVSQLWRDRVTAMAADYPAVELSHLYVDNAAMQLVRWPKQFDVLLTSNLFGDILSDEAAMLTGSIGMLPSASLGSDGPGLFEPVHGSAPDIAGQDVANPMAMVLSAAMLLRVGLQRPEAADALERAVDQVLAAGCRTADLIGEAGLAAGCTRLGCAAIGERLLEAL encoded by the coding sequence ATGACCACGTACCGGATCACCCTCCTGCCCGGCGACGGCATCGGTCCGGAGATCACGGCGGTGGCCAGGCGGCTGCTGGAGGCAGTGAGCGCCAGCCACGGTTTTTCCCTCAGCTTCGACGAACAGCCGGTGGGAGGAGCGGCAATCGATGCCTGCGGCGTGCCGTTGCCGGAGCGCACACTCGAGGCCTGCCGCCAGAGCGATGCGGTGCTGCTGGCAGCGATCGGTGGTCCCCGCTACGACGGCCTGCCGCGCGAACAGCGCCCGGAAAGTGGCCTGCTGGCCCTCAGGGCCGGCCTCGGCCTGTTCGCCAACCTGCGCCCGGTGAAGATCATTCCGGCCCTGGCGGGCGCCAGCAGCCTCAAGCCTGAGGTGATCGAGGGCGTCGACCTGATGGTGGTGCGCGAGCTCACCGGCGGCGTCTACTTCGGCACCCCGAAAGGCCGGGTGGAGGCCGGTGGGCATGTGCGTGCCTTCAACACCATGGCCTACAGCGACTACGAAATCGATCGCATCGCCAAGGTGGCCTTCCAGCTGGCGACGGAACGTCGCGGACGGCTGTGTTCGGTCGACAAGGCCAACGTGCTCGATGTGAGCCAGCTCTGGCGCGACCGGGTCACGGCGATGGCCGCCGACTATCCGGCGGTGGAGCTCAGCCACCTCTACGTCGACAACGCCGCCATGCAGCTGGTGCGCTGGCCCAAGCAGTTCGATGTGCTGCTCACCAGCAACCTCTTCGGCGACATCCTCAGCGACGAAGCCGCCATGCTCACCGGCAGTATCGGCATGCTGCCGTCCGCCTCCCTGGGCAGCGACGGGCCGGGCCTGTTCGAGCCGGTGCACGGCTCAGCACCCGACATCGCCGGCCAGGATGTGGCCAATCCGATGGCGATGGTGCTCTCGGCCGCCATGCTGCTGCGGGTGGGTCTGCAGCGGCCCGAGGCCGCCGACGCCCTGGAGCGGGCCGTCGACCAGGTGCTGGCGGCGGGCTGCCGCACCGCCGACCTGATCGGGGAGGCCGGCCTGGCCGCTGGCTGCACGCGGCTGGGTTGCGCCGCGATCGGTGAGCGGCTGCTGGAAGCCCTCTGA
- a CDS encoding phosphoribulokinase, with protein sequence MSKRHPVVAVTGSSGAGTSTVKRAFEHIFQREGIQPVVVEGDSFHRFERGPMKEEMAKAQASGLNFSHFGPEANLFDQLEDLFRAYGETGSGKKRYYLHSVEEAAEHNARLGTQLDPGQFTPWEEIPTGTDLLFYEGLHGGVEGDGYDVASLVDLLIGVVPIANLEWIQKISRDNAERGYSAETIVDTILRRMPDYINHICPQFSRTDINFQRVPTVDTSNPFICRNIPTPDESFVIIHFRKGAREKWGIDFSYLLRMINGSFMSSPTSIVVNGGKMGFAMELILTPIIHRLIEDKKSLF encoded by the coding sequence ATGTCCAAACGTCACCCGGTCGTGGCTGTCACCGGTTCCTCGGGCGCAGGCACCAGCACGGTCAAGCGCGCCTTTGAGCACATCTTCCAGCGGGAGGGCATCCAGCCAGTGGTGGTGGAGGGCGACAGCTTCCACCGCTTCGAGCGCGGCCCGATGAAGGAGGAGATGGCCAAGGCCCAGGCCAGCGGCCTCAACTTCTCCCACTTCGGTCCGGAAGCCAACCTCTTCGACCAACTCGAGGATCTCTTCCGCGCTTACGGCGAAACCGGCAGCGGCAAGAAGCGCTACTACCTGCACTCGGTTGAAGAGGCCGCCGAGCACAACGCCCGGCTCGGCACCCAGCTCGATCCCGGTCAGTTCACGCCCTGGGAAGAGATCCCCACCGGCACCGATCTGCTCTTCTACGAGGGCCTGCATGGCGGCGTTGAGGGAGACGGCTACGACGTCGCCTCCCTGGTCGACCTGCTGATCGGCGTGGTGCCGATCGCCAACCTGGAATGGATCCAGAAGATCAGCCGTGACAACGCCGAGCGGGGCTACTCCGCCGAAACGATCGTGGACACGATTCTGCGGCGCATGCCCGACTACATCAACCACATCTGCCCCCAGTTCAGCCGCACGGACATCAACTTCCAGCGGGTGCCCACGGTGGACACCTCCAACCCATTCATCTGCCGCAACATCCCCACCCCTGACGAGAGCTTTGTGATCATTCACTTCCGCAAAGGAGCGCGGGAGAAGTGGGGGATCGATTTCTCCTACCTGCTGCGCATGATCAACGGCTCCTTCATGTCGAGCCCCACGAGCATCGTGGTGAACGGCGGTAAGATGGGCTTCGCGATGGAGCTGATCCTCACCCCGATCATCCACCGGCTGATCGAGGATAAGAAGAGCCTCTTCTGA
- a CDS encoding A24 family peptidase, with amino-acid sequence MTPISLEPITVLAAVLGACVGSFLNVVAWRLPRRESILSPPSHCPHCGTTLAWYENLPVLGWLWLRGRCNHCHAPISPRYPLVELLTAGLWVAVVLASPSAMGAPPLWLLMIAGWALISLLVPLVLIDADQLWLPEPLCRWGLVGGLVVTALLGISQSEAIARQLLVNHLLAAAVGLLVFEGLSALGEKLLGRPALGLGDAKLTALLGAWLGLQGMGLAVALAVLGGAALGSIGRLTGRLGPHQPFPFGPFLAFGGIAVWLAGEGWWLRWFGGWLGYQSL; translated from the coding sequence ATGACCCCCATCAGCCTCGAACCGATCACCGTGCTGGCAGCCGTGCTTGGCGCCTGCGTCGGCAGTTTCCTGAACGTGGTGGCCTGGCGCCTGCCGCGCCGCGAATCGATCCTTTCGCCCCCCAGCCACTGCCCCCACTGCGGCACCACGCTGGCCTGGTATGAAAACCTGCCGGTGCTGGGCTGGCTGTGGCTGCGGGGCCGCTGCAACCACTGCCACGCACCGATCTCTCCCCGTTACCCGCTGGTGGAGCTGCTCACCGCCGGACTGTGGGTGGCCGTCGTGCTGGCCAGCCCTTCCGCCATGGGCGCGCCGCCGCTCTGGCTGCTGATGATTGCCGGCTGGGCGCTGATCAGCCTGCTCGTTCCGTTGGTGCTGATCGATGCCGATCAGCTGTGGCTGCCTGAACCGCTCTGCCGCTGGGGCCTGGTGGGGGGTCTGGTGGTCACCGCGCTGCTGGGGATCAGCCAGTCGGAGGCGATCGCCCGCCAGCTGCTGGTCAACCACCTGCTCGCCGCCGCCGTGGGGCTGCTGGTGTTTGAAGGGCTCAGCGCCCTGGGCGAGAAGCTGCTGGGCCGCCCCGCCCTCGGTCTGGGCGATGCCAAGCTCACGGCCCTGCTGGGCGCCTGGCTCGGGCTGCAGGGCATGGGCCTGGCGGTGGCCCTGGCCGTGCTGGGTGGCGCGGCACTGGGCTCGATCGGCCGCCTCACCGGCCGCCTGGGCCCGCATCAGCCCTTTCCATTCGGCCCCTTTCTGGCTTTCGGCGGCATCGCCGTGTGGCTGGCAGGCGAGGGCTGGTGGTTGCGCTGGTTCGGCGGCTGGCTGGGCTACCAGAGCCTCTGA
- the accD gene encoding acetyl-CoA carboxylase, carboxyltransferase subunit beta, with the protein MSLFDWFADRRKAAPVVRAPQELDEGDGLWSKCPECGLVVYRKDLIANASVCSGCGHHLRIDSEARLRLIADEGTFQPLDTDLSPTDPLAFKDRRSYADRLRDTQSSTGLRDAVITGLCRIEGMPLALGVMDFRFMGGSMGSVVGEKLTRMIETATFRRYPVLIVCASGGARMQEGMLSLMQMAKISGALQRHRQEELLYIPLLTHPTTGGVTASFAMLGDLILAEPKALIGFAGRRVIEQTLREKLPEGFQTAEYLQDHGFVDLIVPRTRFRSTFASLLRLHGVTPAVAA; encoded by the coding sequence GTGTCGCTGTTCGACTGGTTCGCCGATCGCCGCAAGGCTGCACCGGTGGTGCGCGCCCCCCAAGAACTCGACGAGGGCGACGGGCTCTGGAGCAAGTGTCCGGAATGCGGCCTGGTGGTCTACCGGAAAGACCTGATCGCCAATGCCAGCGTCTGCAGCGGCTGCGGCCACCATCTGCGCATCGACAGTGAAGCCCGCCTGCGGTTGATCGCCGATGAGGGCACGTTCCAGCCGCTCGATACCGATCTTTCCCCCACCGATCCGCTCGCCTTTAAAGACCGGCGCAGCTATGCCGATCGCCTGCGCGACACCCAGAGCAGCACCGGTCTGCGCGATGCGGTGATCACCGGCCTATGCCGGATCGAGGGCATGCCCCTGGCGCTGGGCGTGATGGATTTCCGCTTCATGGGCGGCTCCATGGGTTCGGTGGTGGGCGAGAAGCTCACCCGCATGATCGAAACCGCCACCTTCCGCCGCTATCCGGTGTTGATCGTGTGCGCGTCTGGCGGGGCCCGCATGCAGGAAGGCATGCTGAGCCTGATGCAGATGGCCAAGATTTCCGGCGCCCTGCAGCGGCACCGCCAGGAGGAGCTGCTCTACATCCCCCTGCTCACGCACCCCACCACCGGTGGCGTCACCGCCAGCTTCGCGATGCTGGGCGACCTGATCCTGGCCGAACCGAAGGCCCTGATCGGCTTCGCCGGACGCCGGGTCATCGAGCAGACCCTGCGCGAGAAGCTGCCGGAAGGTTTCCAGACGGCCGAATATCTGCAGGATCACGGCTTCGTCGACCTGATCGTGCCCCGCACCCGCTTCCGCTCCACCTTCGCGAGCCTGCTGCGGTTGCATGGCGTCACCCCCGCCGTAGCCGCTTGA
- a CDS encoding Gfo/Idh/MocA family protein, which yields MTLLEAAPLRVAVAGLGFGEKVHLPALRASGSTEPVALWHPRHERVQQAASAASLPGFTNFEALLADPGIEALVIATPPAPRFALAKAALDAGKHLLLEKPVGVSAEQVEELQRLAISRGLQVAVNFEYRAVPVFQQLAALLAAGVIGDPWLVKLDWLMSSRADASRPWNWYAQRSEGGGVLGALGTHAFDMLHWLIGPARELQGTLSTAIDARPLPDGSGRLAAVDAEDIALLQLGLDAGLATGFGTGSAAGSGAGSGAGSQRLVPAQVSLAAVARQGRGCWLEFYGSEGTLVLGSDNQSDYVHGFHLWRAGRGEALQPVPVDPALAFARTWADGRIAPVARLHRWWAESVRTGQPMVPGLSEGFRSQLCCDLAIAAAGTGLRQDLPVG from the coding sequence ATGACACTGCTCGAAGCAGCGCCCCTACGGGTAGCGGTGGCTGGCCTGGGATTCGGAGAAAAGGTGCACCTGCCGGCCCTGCGCGCCAGTGGCAGCACCGAACCTGTGGCGCTCTGGCACCCTCGACACGAGCGGGTTCAGCAGGCCGCCAGCGCCGCCTCCCTGCCTGGCTTCACAAACTTCGAGGCCCTGCTGGCGGACCCCGGCATCGAGGCGTTGGTGATCGCCACGCCGCCCGCCCCACGCTTCGCCCTGGCGAAAGCCGCCCTCGACGCCGGCAAGCACCTGCTGCTCGAGAAACCCGTGGGCGTTTCGGCGGAGCAGGTGGAGGAATTGCAGCGGTTGGCAATCAGCCGGGGGCTGCAGGTGGCGGTCAACTTCGAATACCGGGCGGTGCCGGTGTTTCAGCAACTGGCGGCCCTGCTGGCGGCTGGGGTGATCGGCGATCCCTGGCTGGTGAAACTCGACTGGCTGATGAGCAGCCGCGCCGATGCTTCCCGACCATGGAACTGGTACGCCCAACGCAGCGAAGGTGGCGGTGTGCTGGGCGCCCTGGGCACCCACGCCTTCGACATGCTGCACTGGCTGATCGGCCCCGCCCGGGAGCTGCAGGGCACACTCTCCACCGCCATCGACGCCCGCCCGCTGCCCGATGGCAGCGGCCGCCTGGCTGCCGTGGATGCGGAGGACATCGCCCTGCTGCAGCTGGGACTCGATGCGGGCCTCGCTACAGGCTTCGGCACAGGAAGCGCTGCTGGCAGTGGCGCTGGCAGTGGTGCTGGAAGCCAGCGGCTGGTGCCGGCCCAGGTGAGCCTGGCGGCGGTGGCCCGCCAGGGGCGCGGCTGCTGGCTCGAGTTCTACGGCAGCGAAGGCACGTTGGTGCTGGGCAGCGACAACCAGAGCGACTATGTGCATGGCTTCCACCTCTGGCGGGCAGGGCGAGGCGAAGCGTTGCAACCCGTACCGGTGGACCCTGCTCTGGCCTTTGCCCGCACCTGGGCCGATGGGCGAATCGCCCCGGTGGCGCGCCTGCACCGCTGGTGGGCCGAAAGCGTGCGCACCGGTCAGCCGATGGTGCCGGGTCTCAGCGAGGGCTTCCGCAGTCAGCTCTGCTGCGATCTGGCCATCGCCGCCGCCGGCACCGGCCTGCGCCAGGACCTGCCGGTGGGTTGA
- the fba gene encoding class II fructose-bisphosphate aldolase (catalyzes the reversible aldol condensation of dihydroxyacetonephosphate and glyceraldehyde 3-phosphate in the Calvin cycle, glycolysis, and/or gluconeogenesis) yields MALVPLRLLLDHAAENGYGIPAFNVNNLEQVQSIMEAAYETDSPVILQASRGARQYAGEIFLRHLIIAATETYPDIPVVMHQDHGNSPATCFGAAANGFTSVMMDGSLEADAKTPASYEYNVAVTKEVVDVAHAIGVSVEGELGCLGSLETGKGEAEDGHGFEGALSREQLLTDPAEAADFVAKTKVDALAIAIGTSHGAYKFTRKPTGEVLAISRIAEIHKAIPNTHLVMHGSSSVPQEWLDMINKYGGAIPETYGVPVEEIQNGIKNGVRKVNIDTDNRLAFTAAVREAAFKDPANFDPRHFNKPARAYMKQVCLDRYQQFWCAGQASKIKQQNINYYAALYAKGVLDPKTAVAV; encoded by the coding sequence ATGGCCCTCGTTCCCCTTCGGCTGCTGCTCGACCATGCCGCTGAGAACGGCTATGGCATCCCTGCCTTCAACGTCAACAACCTTGAGCAGGTGCAGTCGATCATGGAGGCTGCCTATGAAACCGACAGCCCGGTGATCCTGCAGGCGTCCCGCGGCGCTCGCCAGTACGCCGGTGAGATTTTCCTGCGTCACCTGATCATCGCCGCCACCGAAACCTATCCCGACATCCCGGTGGTGATGCACCAGGACCACGGCAACAGCCCTGCCACCTGCTTCGGTGCCGCCGCCAACGGCTTCACCTCGGTGATGATGGATGGCTCCCTGGAAGCTGACGCCAAAACCCCCGCCAGCTACGAGTACAACGTGGCCGTCACCAAGGAAGTGGTGGATGTGGCCCATGCCATCGGTGTGAGTGTGGAAGGCGAACTGGGCTGCCTGGGTTCCCTGGAAACCGGCAAGGGTGAAGCCGAAGACGGCCACGGTTTCGAAGGTGCCCTCTCCCGCGAGCAGCTGCTCACCGATCCGGCCGAAGCCGCCGACTTCGTCGCCAAAACCAAGGTGGATGCGCTGGCGATCGCCATCGGCACCAGCCACGGCGCCTACAAGTTCACCCGCAAGCCCACCGGCGAAGTGCTGGCCATTTCCCGCATCGCCGAAATCCACAAGGCGATCCCCAACACCCACCTGGTGATGCACGGCTCCAGCTCCGTGCCCCAGGAATGGCTCGACATGATCAACAAGTACGGCGGTGCCATTCCCGAAACCTATGGCGTGCCGGTCGAAGAGATCCAGAACGGCATCAAGAATGGCGTTCGCAAGGTCAACATCGACACCGACAACCGTCTGGCCTTCACTGCCGCTGTGCGGGAAGCCGCCTTCAAGGATCCTGCCAACTTCGATCCCCGCCACTTCAACAAGCCTGCACGGGCCTACATGAAGCAGGTGTGTCTTGATCGCTACCAGCAGTTCTGGTGCGCCGGCCAGGCCAGCAAGATCAAGCAGCAGAACATCAACTACTACGCCGCCCTTTACGCCAAAGGCGTCCTGGACCCCAAAACTGCTGTGGCCGTCTGA